Proteins encoded in a region of the Spirochaetota bacterium genome:
- a CDS encoding amino acid ABC transporter substrate-binding protein, translating to MLRSMMIVASCFITLLGVVPAPAAGNGEVYSSIMREKTVRVGISMDYPPLNFNAGAKGAEIEMIHHFGEFLGVRVVLVPLEVEEYAAAIKARRVDMVIAGFSRNLERGRVIWFSKPYISVTPGILADNRSIPQTRFGEQFEQTPISSIWDLKRLPTFRFAVKKGSSYQHLLETTFPDMRRVIVVSNGEGLDLLGKGAVDGFVHDSLYLEYLYGNSAKLRNAYVLLKGGGRFEHLCIGLPFGDVILKNQVDMFIDEITRLGLVEEWLKKYSAESRK from the coding sequence ATGCTTCGCAGCATGATGATTGTTGCCAGTTGTTTCATCACTCTTCTGGGCGTCGTGCCGGCCCCTGCCGCCGGGAACGGCGAAGTGTATTCATCTATCATGAGAGAAAAAACGGTCCGTGTGGGCATATCGATGGATTATCCGCCCCTCAATTTCAATGCCGGAGCCAAAGGCGCGGAGATAGAAATGATCCATCATTTTGGTGAGTTCCTTGGGGTCCGCGTCGTGCTCGTGCCCCTTGAGGTGGAGGAATATGCCGCCGCCATCAAGGCGCGGAGGGTCGACATGGTGATAGCGGGTTTCTCGCGCAACCTGGAGCGAGGGCGGGTCATCTGGTTTTCGAAACCGTACATCTCGGTGACTCCCGGTATCCTCGCTGACAATCGTTCCATTCCTCAAACCCGCTTCGGGGAGCAGTTCGAGCAGACGCCCATCAGCTCCATCTGGGACCTCAAGAGGCTGCCGACTTTCCGTTTTGCCGTAAAAAAAGGAAGCTCCTATCAGCATCTGCTGGAAACAACCTTTCCGGATATGCGCCGGGTCATTGTCGTTTCCAACGGGGAAGGGCTTGACCTGTTGGGCAAGGGAGCCGTTGACGGTTTCGTTCATGACTCGCTTTACCTGGAATATCTCTACGGCAACAGCGCAAAACTGAGAAACGCCTATGTCCTCCTGAAAGGGGGCGGCAGGTTCGAGCATTTATGCATCGGTCTACCCTTCGGTGATGTCATTCTTAAAAACCAGGTGGACATGTTCATCGACGAGATCACCCGCCTGGGGTTGGTGGAAGAGTGGCTGAAAAAGTACTCCGCGGAAAGCCGTAAATAA
- a CDS encoding helix-turn-helix domain-containing protein has protein sequence MEIGAYLKKLRKEKNYTLNDVATKTKMSTSLLSQLENDKASPSLNSLQALLRFYGVGLSAFFNQVEKNDYLVVKSKDAETFTSKTEKVTLTFLASKLQNTKNVSYKAQLEPHAEIAIAQLDDDIEGERFIYVMAGSVEIQIKNKEKVILQNDDSIIFRSFISCRVRNRGSRAAKLIVTGTPPLF, from the coding sequence ATGGAAATAGGGGCATATTTAAAAAAGCTGCGTAAAGAGAAAAATTATACTCTGAACGATGTAGCAACAAAGACCAAGATGTCAACCAGCCTGCTCTCCCAGCTCGAAAATGACAAGGCTTCCCCATCCCTAAATTCTCTTCAGGCCTTGTTGAGATTCTATGGTGTTGGATTATCCGCATTTTTCAATCAAGTTGAAAAAAATGACTACCTGGTTGTTAAAAGCAAAGATGCCGAAACCTTTACCAGTAAAACTGAAAAAGTTACCCTTACCTTTCTAGCCTCAAAGCTTCAGAATACAAAAAATGTATCATATAAAGCCCAATTGGAGCCGCACGCGGAGATTGCCATCGCACAACTGGATGACGACATAGAAGGGGAACGGTTTATTTACGTAATGGCTGGCTCCGTTGAGATTCAAATAAAAAATAAAGAAAAGGTTATTCTCCAAAATGATGATTCTATAATTTTCAGATCCTTTATATCCTGCAGAGTAAGAAACAGGGGGTCACGTGCTGCTAAACTGATCGTAACCGGCACGCCACCACTTTTCTGA
- a CDS encoding sodium:proton antiporter: MVISDRFKFPAIILFFICGIALGPYGIGLIRPESLGGGLTILITLFVSIILFEGGLSLNISRLRTIQIYLARQIVLTIAVTMTLSWIAAVYIAGLRFDLALIFASLTIVTGPTVIKPIIRFIPLRKDVKTFLNGEAVIIDAVGAILAIAMIEYFVSQQVLGLTILGFILSIFTGVAIGVISGLLVKVLLMKTPAVPEHSRSIFILGIVFLVFYIAESISSESGLMAVAVFGLVLSTIGYRDKEKLLSFKEQISRIVISLLFILLSAHFNISLLSEELLPGLAVVGIIIAARFPTIFASTAGGAFSIRERLFMGWVGPRGIIALSVASIAIIKLKTAGLHNTEIIEILIFMLISITVLLQGLSAGVAARKLDILITGDKNIIILGINPTTIGMALKWREYQNDVIFIDSNLSNCLLAGKEGFSYIHGNGLAPDTFTGIDVDDYSSVLAASPNNEINVLFCRFLKDSYGVKNLYVILTEKAGEELSDIIRSEGIKTACACLRASRSASFFNIIKEYFTTKKPVIREVSLTNEAFLQNNPGEYPIPENIFILFIIRNRKNCHVYHEGLQLEKNDTLCIVMNDASTTAQLSVFMEQYAPLPPEPGRT, encoded by the coding sequence ATGGTCATTTCTGATCGTTTCAAATTCCCCGCAATTATTCTCTTTTTCATATGCGGCATAGCTTTGGGCCCGTACGGAATCGGGCTCATAAGACCCGAGTCATTAGGCGGCGGCCTCACTATTCTCATCACCCTCTTCGTCAGCATAATCCTATTTGAGGGGGGACTGTCTTTAAATATCTCGAGATTACGAACGATTCAAATCTATCTTGCACGGCAAATCGTGTTAACAATTGCCGTGACCATGACATTGAGCTGGATTGCAGCGGTATATATTGCCGGGCTCAGATTTGACCTGGCTCTCATATTTGCGTCTCTCACTATAGTCACCGGGCCGACTGTTATAAAACCCATCATACGATTTATCCCTCTGAGAAAAGACGTAAAGACATTTCTTAATGGCGAGGCGGTCATCATTGATGCAGTCGGTGCCATACTGGCCATAGCCATGATTGAATATTTTGTTTCTCAACAGGTTCTCGGCCTCACCATCCTTGGCTTTATCCTTTCCATTTTCACTGGAGTCGCCATCGGCGTCATATCCGGCTTGCTGGTAAAAGTGCTCCTGATGAAAACACCGGCTGTTCCCGAACACAGCCGCAGCATATTCATACTGGGGATTGTTTTTCTGGTCTTCTATATCGCCGAATCAATATCTTCAGAATCCGGTTTGATGGCGGTGGCGGTTTTTGGCTTGGTGCTCAGCACCATTGGCTACAGAGATAAGGAAAAACTCCTTTCTTTCAAAGAACAGATATCGAGAATCGTTATTTCACTGCTGTTCATTCTGTTATCGGCGCATTTCAACATCTCACTATTATCCGAGGAACTACTGCCCGGCCTGGCGGTCGTCGGCATAATTATTGCGGCCCGATTCCCGACTATTTTCGCAAGTACCGCCGGAGGTGCATTCTCGATACGGGAACGGCTCTTCATGGGCTGGGTCGGCCCCCGGGGAATAATCGCTCTTTCAGTAGCTTCAATCGCGATAATAAAACTAAAAACAGCGGGCCTGCATAACACGGAGATCATCGAGATTCTCATCTTCATGCTGATATCGATTACAGTATTGCTGCAGGGTTTGAGCGCCGGCGTGGCGGCTCGAAAGCTTGACATCCTCATCACCGGCGACAAGAACATCATCATCCTCGGCATCAATCCAACAACTATAGGCATGGCATTGAAGTGGCGAGAATATCAGAACGATGTGATTTTTATCGACTCAAATCTCTCCAACTGCCTGCTGGCTGGAAAAGAAGGATTTTCATACATTCATGGAAACGGACTGGCCCCTGACACCTTTACCGGAATAGATGTCGATGACTATTCCTCCGTGCTGGCGGCATCGCCAAACAACGAGATCAATGTCCTTTTCTGCAGATTTCTGAAAGACAGCTACGGTGTAAAAAACCTGTATGTTATATTGACCGAAAAGGCCGGTGAGGAGCTTTCGGACATAATACGGTCCGAGGGAATCAAGACGGCTTGCGCCTGTTTGCGCGCATCCAGGTCCGCATCCTTTTTCAATATAATAAAAGAATACTTTACTACAAAAAAACCGGTCATCAGGGAAGTATCCCTCACCAATGAGGCATTTCTGCAGAACAATCCCGGAGAATACCCGATCCCGGAGAACATCTTCATCCTGTTCATCATCAGAAACAGGAAGAATTGCCATGTGTATCATGAAGGCTTACAATTGGAAAAAAACGACACCCTTTGCATCGTAATGAATGATGCCTCCACGACGGCACAACTGAGCGTGTTCATGGAACAATACGCGCCTCTTCCGCCGGAGCCCGGCAGGACGTAA
- a CDS encoding mechanosensitive ion channel family protein — protein sequence MSFLPEYITGYTVLGNSIIAIALCIGTILIGFVAVKGFKRYVNRKRASSSGEETGSILSRLSHIPNYVAPLMYCIIIYLSLTNFLSLSSQAGKMIYLGFIIAITFFGLRLFSHIVRDSLKTYLRSKDGEKSDDQIDQSIRGISTFINILIWTIGSIFVIDNIGFNISAVVTGLGIGGVAVALASQTIFRDLFNYFVIFFDQPFKIGDFIVIDDKMGTIEKIGIKTTRIKSIGGEEIILSNTDLTNGRVHNYKKMDKRRVVLTVGVVYRTTPRQVDAIPGIIREIISKTEDVEFDRAHFKEFGDSGLIFEAVYYVIGSDYNYYMDKQHHINLQVLKKFNKLKIQFAYPTRTLYLERSR from the coding sequence ATGAGCTTTTTACCGGAGTATATAACAGGCTATACCGTTCTGGGAAATTCAATCATTGCGATAGCCCTGTGCATCGGGACCATCCTGATCGGATTCGTCGCGGTGAAAGGTTTCAAGCGTTACGTAAACAGGAAAAGGGCCAGCTCGTCCGGGGAAGAAACGGGGTCAATTTTATCCAGGTTGTCGCATATCCCCAATTACGTCGCCCCGCTGATGTATTGCATCATCATATACCTGTCCCTGACCAACTTCCTGTCGCTCTCCTCCCAGGCGGGGAAGATGATTTATCTTGGATTCATCATCGCAATAACGTTTTTCGGACTGCGGTTGTTTTCACATATCGTGAGGGATTCGCTGAAAACGTATTTGCGGAGCAAAGACGGCGAGAAAAGCGATGACCAGATAGATCAGAGCATCCGGGGCATATCCACCTTCATAAATATTCTCATCTGGACCATCGGATCGATTTTCGTGATCGACAACATCGGGTTCAACATATCCGCTGTTGTCACAGGCCTCGGCATTGGCGGCGTGGCGGTCGCCCTGGCGTCGCAGACGATTTTTCGCGATCTCTTCAACTACTTTGTGATATTCTTTGATCAGCCCTTTAAAATCGGCGACTTCATCGTCATTGATGACAAGATGGGCACCATCGAAAAGATCGGGATAAAAACAACGCGGATCAAAAGTATCGGGGGCGAAGAGATCATCCTGTCAAACACTGATCTGACCAACGGCCGCGTTCACAATTACAAGAAGATGGATAAACGCCGTGTCGTGCTGACTGTCGGTGTCGTGTATCGGACGACTCCCCGGCAGGTTGACGCAATTCCGGGTATTATCAGGGAAATCATCTCCAAAACCGAAGATGTAGAATTCGACCGGGCCCACTTCAAGGAGTTCGGCGATTCGGGCCTGATCTTCGAGGCCGTGTATTATGTAATAGGATCGGACTATAATTATTATATGGACAAGCAACATCATATCAATCTGCAGGTATTAAAGAAATTCAACAAGCTCAAGATTCAATTCGCGTATCCGACGAGGACGCTGTACCTGGAACGGTCACGGTAA
- a CDS encoding sensor histidine kinase: MASSYIDQGALHLFHFWNAGMMLIIFISITFMTRSISKKRIIENEKILLQEKTRMLTASLEEKEMLIRETHHRIKNNLATLSSLISLTDAANSDTLIMKLKNRIQTFTVLYNKLSYAGKDDSQLLLDDYMRGIIDLIIQNYDIPRGSIEVAISGGDFHINAKSASLFGLIINELATNSIRHGFKNMQNEKKIVTVQFSNEGNMVIMRYGDNGPGFDYNSLAADERHLGVYLIDSLTKQLGGEVSHDGGVSSGFTFTFNDDNIIIRDI, translated from the coding sequence ATGGCATCCAGTTATATTGATCAAGGTGCTTTGCATTTGTTTCATTTTTGGAATGCGGGAATGATGCTGATTATTTTCATTTCGATCACCTTTATGACACGATCCATAAGTAAAAAAAGGATTATTGAAAATGAGAAAATATTGCTACAGGAAAAAACCAGGATGCTGACTGCTTCCCTTGAAGAGAAGGAAATGCTGATCCGTGAAACGCATCATCGCATAAAAAACAACCTGGCTACATTGAGCTCGCTGATTTCGTTAACGGATGCCGCAAACAGTGACACGTTAATAATGAAACTTAAAAACCGGATCCAGACTTTTACTGTTCTATATAATAAGCTGTCTTATGCCGGGAAGGATGATTCTCAATTGCTATTGGATGATTACATGCGAGGAATTATCGATCTCATAATACAGAATTATGACATCCCGCGCGGCAGCATTGAAGTTGCCATTTCCGGGGGCGATTTCCATATTAACGCCAAATCGGCGTCATTATTCGGCCTTATAATCAACGAGCTGGCGACCAATTCAATCAGGCACGGGTTCAAAAATATGCAGAATGAAAAAAAAATAGTGACCGTGCAGTTTTCGAATGAAGGAAACATGGTCATAATGAGATACGGCGACAATGGTCCGGGTTTCGATTACAATAGCCTGGCGGCTGATGAGCGGCATCTGGGGGTCTATCTGATTGATTCATTGACGAAACAGCTGGGCGGCGAGGTGAGCCATGACGGAGGAGTGAGTTCGGGTTTTACCTTTACATTCAATGACGACAATATTATAATTCGGGACATTTGA
- a CDS encoding OmpA family protein has translation MKTLCMTILISAAILAMNACAKDQIKEPVQVGANNAFVTGSNEQLAKYPVAGFAYKSATVPERQWKTWARVASPAVKDILGKIPDGYVLEVRGHADASGPEKQEGDKPGNMNISRDRAKAVVKALASEGIESRKITYKGVGSSEPLTGYAPRSGQQRRVTFSIVPQ, from the coding sequence ATGAAAACCTTGTGTATGACAATACTCATTTCAGCCGCAATTCTCGCAATGAATGCATGTGCAAAAGACCAAATAAAGGAACCCGTTCAGGTCGGTGCGAATAATGCCTTTGTAACAGGATCGAACGAACAGCTGGCCAAATATCCGGTAGCCGGATTCGCCTACAAAAGCGCAACTGTTCCTGAACGGCAGTGGAAAACATGGGCGCGCGTCGCTTCACCTGCCGTGAAGGATATTCTCGGTAAAATCCCCGACGGCTACGTCCTTGAAGTGCGCGGACATGCGGATGCCAGCGGTCCTGAAAAGCAGGAAGGCGATAAACCAGGGAACATGAACATCTCCCGGGACCGGGCTAAAGCGGTGGTTAAAGCACTTGCATCCGAAGGCATAGAATCGAGGAAGATCACCTATAAAGGCGTTGGGTCCTCCGAACCGCTTACGGGATATGCTCCGCGCAGCGGCCAGCAGCGGAGAGTAACTTTTTCCATTGTGCCTCAATAG
- a CDS encoding CapA family protein, which translates to MNAFKRILPYILIAAFSFLCCTAAPSKKTGMPLHFSILFAGDILLANEAERYIEIKGSGYPFSRIKNEFLKYDFIFANLETPITERGVPVHPKPYIFRIKNDTATCLKDLKLDAVSIANNHLMDYGPEGMKDTLFFLKNMNIQYAGGGLTLDAARRPARLNHGGTTIIILAYNERPPAAFSASIDSPGIAPLDLSLIKEDIETHRRGDTIIIVSLHWGIEHTISPQPYQITLAHSIIDCGADAIIGHHPHWPQGIELYHGKPIVYSLGNFINGYTNKIEHDNIAVVLYYSGNDLEYIKVLPVAGRNRQIRFQPYLLNRIEAATVLALLQKLSYELNTEISIDNDCGIIDPRKGIPAAGMGTPGDNTKQYTRTDYHQ; encoded by the coding sequence ATGAATGCATTCAAAAGAATCTTGCCATATATTCTAATCGCTGCTTTCTCCTTTTTATGTTGCACGGCGGCACCATCAAAAAAGACAGGGATGCCATTGCATTTTTCAATATTATTTGCCGGAGACATACTACTGGCTAATGAAGCGGAACGATATATTGAAATAAAAGGCAGTGGTTACCCCTTCTCCAGAATAAAAAATGAATTTTTGAAATATGACTTTATATTCGCCAATCTTGAAACGCCAATTACCGAACGAGGCGTCCCGGTACATCCCAAGCCATATATATTCAGGATTAAGAATGATACCGCCACATGCCTGAAGGACCTGAAACTGGATGCTGTTTCAATAGCCAACAATCATTTAATGGATTATGGTCCGGAAGGGATGAAAGATACGCTATTTTTTTTGAAAAATATGAACATACAGTATGCTGGCGGAGGCTTAACCCTGGATGCGGCACGGAGACCTGCGCGCTTGAATCACGGAGGGACCACTATAATTATCCTCGCGTACAATGAAAGGCCGCCGGCAGCATTTTCCGCATCCATCGATTCACCGGGAATCGCCCCCCTTGATCTTTCGTTAATAAAAGAAGATATCGAGACGCACAGGCGTGGTGACACTATTATCATTGTTTCTCTTCACTGGGGCATCGAACACACCATATCTCCGCAACCCTACCAGATAACGCTGGCTCACTCCATCATTGATTGCGGGGCGGATGCCATTATTGGTCATCATCCTCACTGGCCCCAGGGTATTGAACTGTATCATGGCAAACCCATCGTGTATTCTCTTGGCAATTTTATCAATGGTTACACCAATAAAATCGAGCATGATAATATTGCCGTCGTTTTATATTATAGTGGGAATGATCTGGAATATATAAAGGTTTTACCTGTTGCAGGACGAAACAGGCAAATACGGTTTCAGCCTTATCTTCTCAATCGGATAGAAGCGGCAACAGTGCTTGCATTATTGCAAAAACTGTCCTATGAATTGAATACTGAAATCAGCATTGATAATGACTGCGGGATAATAGATCCCCGTAAAGGCATACCCGCTGCAGGAATGGGGACTCCCGGCGACAACACAAAACAATATACCCGCACCGATTATCACCAGTGA
- a CDS encoding trypsin-like peptidase domain-containing protein: MVVPQSNKKMKINRTIMVSCLLLSSLLLGNTALPPDVSIKSSIVKIYSIYADYNYSQPWQKRTQKESSGSGCIIAGNRILTNAHVVSNSTFLQVKRSDQAKKYNARIHIVAHECDLAILTVNDEAFFDGTKPIPISTLPSIRDKVAVYGFPVGGDELSITEGVVSRIEHVRYAHSSVKFMACQVDAAINSGNSGGPVIMNDSIVGVAFQADVTGENIGYMIATPVIGHFLEDIRDGRYDGFPDLGLHIQNMENSDLRRSCNMGKNMTGVFINRIEYLSPARNVLAEGDIILYIDSMRVGNDGSVEFRKGERTSLLYAVQKRFMNDAIPVVVLRKGEVKKSSIRLKRTKQSMQLVPYEQYDVAPTYYIAGGLVFEPLTKNYLQEWGSKWYDEGPTRLLNYYFNGVMTPNRSAVIVLTKVLADEINVGYHDYSNMVITRINNRRISKINDVISAIENNNQKYHVVETENGSRIILLRQNVQKYSSRILRRYQIHADRSSDLKKE; this comes from the coding sequence ATGGTGGTACCGCAATCAAACAAAAAAATGAAGATTAATCGCACAATCATGGTTTCATGTCTGCTGTTGTCATCTCTTTTGCTGGGAAATACCGCGCTGCCCCCGGATGTGTCGATCAAATCGTCAATTGTAAAAATCTATTCAATTTACGCGGATTATAATTACTCCCAGCCGTGGCAAAAGAGAACTCAGAAGGAGTCTTCAGGGTCGGGTTGCATCATTGCGGGAAATCGGATTCTTACCAATGCCCATGTCGTCAGCAACAGCACATTCTTGCAAGTGAAGCGTTCCGATCAGGCGAAAAAGTATAATGCCCGGATACACATTGTTGCCCATGAATGCGATCTTGCAATTCTCACGGTCAATGATGAAGCATTTTTCGATGGCACCAAACCGATCCCGATATCGACACTTCCCAGTATCCGCGATAAAGTCGCAGTTTATGGATTTCCAGTCGGCGGAGACGAACTGAGCATCACTGAAGGCGTGGTGTCGCGCATTGAACATGTGCGATATGCGCACAGCAGCGTTAAGTTCATGGCGTGTCAGGTGGACGCGGCTATCAATTCAGGCAACAGCGGCGGGCCCGTCATCATGAATGACAGCATCGTGGGCGTGGCCTTCCAGGCCGATGTAACAGGAGAAAACATCGGCTACATGATCGCAACGCCTGTCATCGGTCATTTCCTTGAAGATATCCGGGACGGCCGGTATGATGGATTCCCCGACCTGGGTCTGCATATCCAGAACATGGAAAACTCTGATCTTAGAAGATCCTGTAACATGGGGAAGAATATGACGGGTGTGTTCATTAATAGAATTGAATACCTTTCCCCGGCGCGTAATGTCCTAGCCGAAGGTGATATCATTCTATACATTGATTCAATGCGCGTGGGGAATGATGGTTCCGTTGAGTTCAGAAAGGGCGAGCGCACGTCGCTTCTGTACGCCGTACAGAAGCGGTTCATGAACGATGCGATTCCGGTCGTTGTTCTGAGAAAAGGTGAGGTAAAAAAATCAAGTATCAGGCTGAAGCGAACAAAACAGTCAATGCAGCTTGTCCCGTATGAACAATATGATGTGGCTCCGACATATTATATTGCAGGAGGTCTCGTGTTTGAACCCCTTACCAAGAACTACCTGCAGGAATGGGGTTCAAAATGGTATGACGAAGGACCAACGCGACTTCTTAATTATTATTTTAACGGTGTCATGACCCCAAACCGCAGCGCAGTGATTGTCCTTACAAAAGTCTTGGCAGATGAGATCAATGTAGGTTATCATGATTACTCAAACATGGTCATAACGAGAATAAACAATAGGAGGATTTCAAAAATTAACGATGTGATCTCCGCAATCGAAAACAACAATCAGAAGTATCATGTAGTCGAAACTGAAAATGGATCCAGGATAATATTGCTGAGGCAGAATGTCCAAAAATATTCGTCGCGCATATTGCGTCGATATCAGATACATGCAGATCGTTCATCGGATCTTAAGAAAGAGTGA
- a CDS encoding glycosyl transferase — protein MADFFQNGTITTLQNISKRSVDSIEEELRQFSQMRNMVLLLPALFSEFEGPAMPRIIEELKKVDYVSKIIISLDRADADQFAIAKEKVSVLPGEVKVVWHDGPRMLSLYKELSDADFDLSTPGKGRSVWMTLGYILADRDTYAIGLHNTDIVNYSRELVARLFYPVVHPALDYEFCKGYYARATSRFYGRVTRLFYTPLIRSLKKILGHNRFLEFLDSFRFALSGEFAFIATLARGLRVSPTWGLEVSMLSEIYSKTTVNRVAQVELLETYDHKHQNIDKLQRDTGLFRMSNEIAKTLFKVLTQDGIVMSGSFFRTLLATYIQESRFAIEKYNALAMFNGLAYDRHEEIVNTEIFVEALTQGVTEFMEDPIGVPMLPGWVRIRAALPGFQKKFKKVVEDDNA, from the coding sequence ATGGCTGATTTTTTTCAAAACGGAACAATAACGACGCTGCAAAACATCAGCAAGAGATCGGTTGATTCAATTGAAGAGGAACTGCGCCAGTTTTCCCAGATGCGCAACATGGTACTCCTTCTGCCCGCGCTCTTCTCGGAATTCGAGGGACCCGCCATGCCCAGGATCATCGAAGAGCTCAAGAAGGTCGATTATGTTTCAAAAATAATTATATCCCTCGACCGCGCCGATGCCGATCAGTTCGCCATTGCCAAAGAAAAAGTTTCCGTGCTGCCGGGTGAGGTAAAAGTGGTATGGCATGACGGACCCCGCATGCTGTCGTTATACAAAGAGTTGTCGGATGCTGATTTCGATCTTTCCACGCCGGGAAAGGGGAGGTCAGTGTGGATGACCCTCGGATATATTCTGGCTGACAGGGACACCTACGCCATCGGGCTCCATAATACGGACATCGTGAATTATTCCAGGGAACTGGTCGCGAGATTATTCTACCCGGTGGTCCACCCGGCCCTGGACTATGAATTCTGCAAGGGGTATTACGCCAGGGCCACCAGCAGGTTTTATGGACGGGTCACCCGCCTCTTTTATACACCCCTCATACGCTCCCTGAAGAAAATCCTGGGACACAACAGGTTCCTCGAGTTCCTCGACAGCTTTCGCTTCGCCCTCTCCGGTGAATTCGCCTTCATCGCAACCCTGGCGCGGGGCCTTCGCGTTTCACCGACCTGGGGCCTCGAGGTCTCCATGCTGAGCGAAATATATTCGAAGACAACGGTCAACAGGGTCGCCCAGGTTGAATTGCTGGAAACGTACGATCACAAACACCAGAATATCGATAAATTACAGCGCGATACCGGTCTCTTTCGCATGTCCAATGAAATCGCGAAGACTCTTTTCAAGGTGCTCACCCAGGACGGCATCGTCATGTCGGGCTCGTTTTTCAGAACGCTCCTCGCCACCTACATCCAGGAATCGAGGTTTGCAATAGAAAAATACAATGCCCTGGCCATGTTCAACGGGCTCGCCTATGACCGCCACGAGGAAATCGTCAACACCGAGATATTCGTCGAAGCCCTCACACAGGGTGTCACAGAGTTCATGGAAGACCCTATCGGGGTTCCCATGCTGCCGGGATGGGTGCGCATACGCGCGGCCCTGCCCGGCTTTCAAAAAAAATTCAAAAAGGTCGTCGAGGACGACAACGCGTAA